A stretch of Shewanella dokdonensis DNA encodes these proteins:
- a CDS encoding glucan biosynthesis protein → MGGVAPQQSPKARVVDTFTGIGGVIGKKRPYYSKRFVVDFAGGSLPMLSKDAEVKAVISVSRGRTEIESARPLHAIDGYRAMFDLVPPDDSTDPINIRLYLEADGQPLSETWLYQWNPPPKDQRQLHNAGHLK, encoded by the coding sequence TTGGGGGGCGTAGCGCCCCAACAATCGCCCAAAGCGAGGGTGGTGGATACCTTCACCGGTATTGGTGGCGTGATAGGCAAAAAACGCCCTTATTACAGTAAGCGTTTCGTGGTGGATTTTGCCGGGGGCTCGCTGCCAATGCTCAGTAAGGATGCCGAAGTGAAAGCGGTGATTTCAGTGTCTCGAGGCCGTACAGAAATTGAATCCGCAAGACCACTACATGCTATTGATGGTTATCGCGCCATGTTTGATCTGGTGCCGCCAGACGACAGCACAGATCCTATCAATATTCGCCTGTATCTGGAGGCGGATGGACAACCCTTGTCAGAAACCTGGCTGTATCAATGGAATCCGCCGCCAAAAGATCAGCGGCAACTGCATAACGCAGGTCATCTGAAATAA
- a CDS encoding YybH family protein encodes MAQHPVEQQIAQADKAIMAEDFDTLMQFYAADALLVVKPGMNAIGKAQIRKAFEAIAGYFEHSLQVTQAGMVLLPAGDTVLALARTMVSANNLPATERQATYVFRLIDGQWLCVIDNSYGHALLTATA; translated from the coding sequence GTGGCTCAACATCCGGTTGAACAACAGATTGCACAGGCGGATAAGGCGATAATGGCCGAAGATTTTGATACCTTGATGCAGTTTTATGCAGCAGATGCGTTACTAGTGGTTAAACCCGGTATGAACGCCATTGGTAAGGCCCAGATCCGTAAAGCCTTTGAAGCCATCGCCGGCTATTTTGAGCATTCATTACAAGTCACACAGGCCGGAATGGTGTTGCTGCCTGCGGGAGATACTGTGCTGGCGTTAGCACGAACAATGGTGAGTGCGAATAACCTGCCAGCAACTGAGCGGCAAGCGACCTACGTGTTCCGGCTGATTGACGGACAATGGTTGTGTGTGATTGATAACTCCTATGGGCACGCCTTGTTAACGGCAACCGCTTAA